The Petrocella atlantisensis genome has a window encoding:
- a CDS encoding HPr family phosphocarrier protein yields the protein MVKKDFVLEAEEGLHARPASMLAKVAMKYTCDIKLMKSGKSDKVFQPKSILSLMSVGAAKGERLTFVAEGDDEVQAMESISQLFTSNFQG from the coding sequence ATGGTTAAGAAAGATTTTGTATTAGAAGCAGAAGAAGGATTACACGCTAGACCGGCAAGTATGCTGGCGAAAGTCGCTATGAAATATACCTGTGACATTAAACTCATGAAATCCGGTAAATCCGACAAAGTATTTCAACCTAAAAGTATTTTATCATTAATGAGTGTGGGTGCTGCAAAAGGTGAACGACTGACTTTTGTAGCAGAAGGCGATGATGAAGTGCAAGCAATGGAAAGTATTTCACAACTGTTCACGTCTAATTTCCAAGGGTAG